The following nucleotide sequence is from Pleurodeles waltl isolate 20211129_DDA chromosome 8, aPleWal1.hap1.20221129, whole genome shotgun sequence.
ATTGGGCAATGAGAGGGTCAGTGGATTTAGGTGATTATGAGAGTGCAGTGTTTACCACATAAACACATtgcacttgccacataaattgtcacAGAATTTGGGATGTTTGCAGATTTCACACGAAATGTTGCGTCTATGCAACAGATAAAAATAAGACTGACAGAGAATGTGCTTGTTCTTTGTAATTGTCAGAGTTCCATCTCAACCTTTACTCAGTTGCTTTGCCAAGTTGTGTTAATGCCTTCCCTCCCTGCCTCCTTGATTTCTTCCTCCACAGAGTCCCCATCTCAGTTTCCCTTTTTACTATGACCTCTTTCAAGTTCCTCTCCCTTTCAATATCTGTTTCCATTTTAACAGCAAGGGTCCCATCAGACACCCGCATCACTACCCCATATCATAGCCAAGAACTTTGTAATATATGAATGTTCTGTGGAATTATGTTGCAGGCAAGATGACGGGTTGGGGAAGGTGGTACTCGTAGCCACGAGCTAAAACTGCAAACTGGAGGTTTTAGAGAGTGTTGAATGGAGCATGGAGTCTTGTTCTCCATTAGAAAGATCAGTATGTTGTCCATATGGATCTGTAATCTTTTTCTAGGGTAATGAAAACTGTCTCTAGGCAAGAACTAGTGGAAAATGGTGTTCCGTACACATGAAGATAGGTAAATAAATCTCCATCTGGATAGAGGCAACAATGGAGAGAGCCCTCAGCTGCTGTTATGACCGCACACTGGTTGAGAGTAAGTTTGGTTCTCAATATTATGACATCAGTACTCCAGAGTGTAGTGTTCTATATCACTGTAGGATGGGGTGACGAGAGAACTCCAAGGTATTGATTGCCAAAAGTAGAACAACGCAGGTGAGATCAAGATTAGGCCAGTTTCTTTTACTCTAAAGGACCCACGACAACCTCAGCTACCATCCAAGACCGGCACCCATGAACAACTGCCAACACGGACGCTCTGGAATCTTGGACAGGGCTGACGCTGTGAGGATTTTACATATAGCATCTCAAGACAAACACAAGTAAAATAAAACAGTATTACATCTCATTTCCTCACAACAAAATTACAATAAACCATTACTATGATAAAATTAATtcaaaacaaaatcataaaattTTGATGGCAATCTAACTGTACGATTACTGTGAGTACGCTGCACTACTATATCATTTTTGTTTGTCAGCACACATTTCCTGAGTATTAAAACCACTGATTAGCCCCTCGTCATTCTCAGAATGTAATGAGTCTTGCAATTCTGGAATTGCAGTGGAAGTGTTCTCGCTAGCACCAATAGATGTATCAGTTGAAATCATGTTATCAGTTTCATGCGAACATCCCTGACAGAGTACACTCTTCTGAAAATATCAACTTGCGatgcagaaataggcactacaCTGTTCCTGTTCCACCATCTCTTTCCTTTCAACAAAAGAGAATACTTACTAGTCTTGATGACCTTCACAGGTAAAGAAAACTTCGATTCTCCTTTAATAACTCTCTGTGGTTTTCTAATTAGAACATAATCATGCGCATTGATTGGCACTTCTTTAACCTTATTCCTGAAatcgtaattgcacttttgcaacctttgtttttctaaaacacTGTTTTTGCAATTTGCTCCAATCAATTCCACGCAAGCATTTGGATTTGTTCCCCCCATTATGAGGCAACCAAGGTGGAATCAAATTGGTTCTTGCCTCCCTGCCTCTAAGAAGGGTAAAAGGAGATAACGCTGTAGAGGAGTGAGGTGTGGTCAGATAAGCCCAAATTTTCTCTTTAAGAAAACATGAGACCACAATAGTTGTTTGAATTCCATCTTTTAAAAATCAGTTGGCCCTTTTTACCCGACCATTTGACGCTCAACTGTATAGAGCTACTTGAGAATGCTTAATATTAAATTTTCACACAAACTCTTCAAttgttttcaatgtaaaatgtaccccattgtctgtaacAATCAAGGAAGGAGAACCTTCACAAGGAACAGTTTCTCTAGAAACAAAATTACAGAATCTGAATTAGCAAACTCCACAAATTAATAATAAATCCATTTGGAAAAGTAATCAACCAAAACAATCAAATATTTAAATGAATTAGCCAATAGGTGGAAAGGCCCGGAAAAATCTAAAGCCAATTTATCCCAAGCTTTATCGGGAAGAGGAGCATTACAAAAAGGCTGGGTAGTACACTTCCAGTGTTTATCTGaaacaacacagtgtgaacaattgtCCATACTGAGCTACCAATAAACTTCCTTTAACTTTTTGCACATAGCAGAAATGCCTAAATGCCCCTCATGTGCAATTTTAATACTTTTAAACCTCAGATCACTAGGTGGAACAAACAATCCCCCCTCATACATATATCATTCTCACATGACAATTCCATAGCAATTTGATTAAAAGTTTTTAAGTCACCTTTGAGATTTTTTTCAGAAGGCCAACCATTTTTAATGAAGTGCAGAAGCTGCTACAACACTCCATCTTTAGACATGGCCAAACTCCAGTCATCCTTTGTAATAACGCCATCCCAATGTGAAACAGCATCCACCAAACCTACAACACATTCTGTATCAAGGTCTGAAAAAACGTCATCAGAATGCGGCAATGGCATGCGTGAAAGACAGTCTGCACGAGTATTGTTCCCTCCTTGTACATATTTTACACTACGATTATACTCCTGCAATTTAGAAAGCAAACGCACCAAGCGAGCAGATGCTTTACTCCAACCATTGCAACAAAGAAGGtacactaaaggtttgtgatcagtgtacaGGTCACAACTAGCGCCCGAAATGAAAGTCTTAACATTTTCTACCACCTAAACACATGCCAAGGCCTCTTTTTCAATTGTGCTACATTTGCTTTCTGCATCAGTAAGAGATCTTGAAGCGAAAGCAACAGTATTTTCCTGCCCATTGACCAACTGGCCAAACACAGCACCGATCCCCTTAAGACTGGCATCAACGTTTATAAAAGACTTGGCTAAAGAGACAAAAGGCTTAAGAGCAGTAGCAGACAAAACTACCTCCTTAATATTCTGAAAGGCGTCAGCTGCTTGAGAGTCCCACACAAATTTGTTGCCTTTTTTAAGCAACGATCTCAAAGGTTGAACCATCATAGGAAACCCTGGGGCAAATCTAGCATAATAATCGCACAACTCCAAAAAAGAAAGTAGCACATCCTTATCAGAAGGAGCTAGAGCATTTTCGATAGCTTCTAAATTACAAGATTTTGGTTTTATGCCATCTCCAGAAATTgtatgtcccaaatattccacCTTAATAGAAtgaatttgcacttctctgaattgaCTGCCATGCCACAagactgtaaaacaacaaaaaccctCATCAAAGCCTGAAAGTGTTCTTCAACTGTCTCAGTGTGAactagtatgtcatcctgaaatgcTTGAACATTATCCATTGCTCTAAATAAAGGGTCCATCAGTTTTTTGGAAAACACTAGCAGCAGATGCTAATCCAAATGGTAACCTACAATACTTAAATGCTCCAAATGGTGTGACAAAAGTAGTAAATGGTTGGGAACATTCACTTAATGCTATTTGATGGTAAGCTGAATGTAGGTCTATAGTAGAAAAAAAACTTAGAATTTCCTATGCTTGTCACCATTTCTTGTATGTGGGAAAGAGATGACAATCCACTAAAATATTTCTGTTAAGAGATCTCAAATCATCACAAAGTCGAAGATCTTCTGACCTCTTCTTTGTGagaacaatgggagaaacccattcggaAGAATCAGTAGGCAACATTATACCCTCAGTAACTAACCTATCCAATAACCCCTTCAAATTCTGCCTGATACTCAAAGGTACAGTTCTAACCTTATGTACTATATGTACAGCTCCTTTCTGTAATGTGATGCAATACTCAAACCCTAGAACAGTTCCTACCTTATGTGCGAAAACCTTGGGAAACTGAGATTTCAATTTCTCAAGCAGTCCATCTGCAGAAACTAGAGATAAAGAAACATCACTCCTATCAACAAAAGAAGGCATGTCTCCCAAAACAATAGGAACATCATGTCCAGGACACAGAATAATGCCAAGTCTAGCAAAATCTTTCCAGCCCACAATGTCTCTTCCATTAAAAGCAACATATATTTTAGTATATGTGCACCTCCTCAAAATTTCTAAATTTGAAAAGAAGAATCCAAGGAAATCAATATCCTGTTCACCAAATGCTTTACGACTTATATCAGGCTGTTCCAAAACATTTGAATCTGACCAAAACTTACTAAAAGTGGTATCCGCTAAAATTGTTGAAGGAGCCCCCGAATCTGTGATAACTGTTATTCTTCTGCCATCCCCGAGTGCTTCACACAAAGGTCCTTTGATAGCTCCAGCTTCCAAGTGCATGACAGAATCTATAGAATCCACAGTCAAAACTACATTGGAAAAAACTTTCTAGGCAACTCTGAGACTGATCTTCAAAATCATTAGTATGTACATTACTAATCTTCACTCTACTGAGATTGCTAGTCATGCTAACACAACTAGCTGTGCTTCTACAACGCCCTGAAAATGTCCTACTTTgtgacatttaattttttttttcctattgcaGGACATGACGGATTATTTCCAATATGATTGCGAGAACCACATCGGAACCAAACTCTAGCGCCCCTGCTTTGTTTGGAAGACTTAGTGCTAACTGCACAAATTGAATCATCCTCCGTCATGCAACTAACAGAAGACAGACTAATGTGACCTGATAAAACTTTAAAAGAAACAATCGACCTTTCAATACTTTTTGAAATGTCAATTGTTTCTGCTGAAGAAGGATTACGACAGGCTAACAGACATTCCTGTATTTTCTtagaaaagcagtaaaacacaaatTGGTCCCTTATGTAAATATCAACATTATTGCCAAAATCACATTTAGCAGCTAAAACTCACAAAGTTGCAACATATTCCTCAATAGTTTCTTCAGAAGATTGCTTGCACATGGCAAAGTTAAATCTTTCAAGAAGAACGCTGGACTCATCCGAATACTGTTTTcccatcctttcctttccttccaaaTAAACGTTCCAAATTGTATCGCCACTTTGCTGCGCCTGAACTGGCGGCAAATTGTCAAACACACATTGTCCAGCAACCCCTAGATGATTGAACAGCAAGGCAATTTTTTTAACAGGAGAAAATTCAATAGCATCAATGGCTGTGAGGTAGTTCTCAAAAATCCTCAGCCACTCACTCCATTTTATATCTGGCTTGCCactcctttgtaaaaaaaaaggaggaggctgAACAACTGCTTGATTATATGCCATAGTAAAAATTGAAGGTTTAAAGGAAATAAACTGCATTAAAGTGGTGAAAATAAGACAAAAGCTGATGAACGTGgcttaaaacaaaacagaaaatccAGCCAAAACGTTAGAATGAAGAGAAAAGTCGAGACAGGTAGCCTTTCTCCGCAATATATGAGAATGGCAGCTTGAAGGCAGCTTGATGTATCCAGCAAACGACTCTGTGCCGATTCACAGAGCAAAACGGAAGGAAATCCGATGACCCCTGGCATGAGGGTGTTGAGTCACACTTCGAAAGAGTCAGCTTGCCGGGAACCATAAGCTAATTACCAGCGCGAGCAGTATTTAGGCAACAATGACTCAAGGGCTGTGATAGAGCCTTCTGAAACAGTCAGCTTGCTGGAAACAGAGAGCTAATTTCCAGCACAAGCAGTATCTTAGAAACAGGCGCCGCTCGTATCCAGGTGATGAGCCGTCGTTCAAAATAAAATGAAATCGGCATCTGAATATCCGACTCAAAGAAAAACAACTCACCTTGGTGCCGGCGCAGATAGCCTCCAGTGTGTATGTAGACACACATACACGACTGCAGGATCTGTCGGTGGGTCCAGCCTCGGAAACAAAGgtgcaccccactcctggtaccaaaaaatGTAGGAAGTGGTGACGAGAGAACTCCAAGGTATTGATCGCCGACAGTAGAATAATGCAGGCGAGATCAAGTTTAAGCCAGTTTCTTTTATTCCAAAGGACCCACGACAACCTCAGCTGCCATCCAAGACCGGCGTCCGTGAACAACTGCCAACACCGACGCTTTGGAATCTTGGACAGAGCTGACGCTGTGAGGATTCCACATACAGCATCTCAAGACAAACACATGTAAAAGAATACACCATTACAATCACTGCTGCCCGACTGCAACAGGAAATACGATATTTTCAGAATAAAGTGTTCCTAAATCCAAGTTGCGATAGATAGATAAGATATACTTATCTGGCTCAGATAGCACATATGCTGCATGTTGGGTGCTTCCTGCAGGTGTAATTATAAAAAGATGTAAATTCACTTTGTGCATTCATCTTaacgtgtttttttctttcttttcaggagGTCCAACAGAAGGCATCTATGTTCTCCATGATGATGGACTTAAGTGGCTTGATTCCGGGTCTTTTGGTGACCCTGGTCATCGTTGCCTATGGTGACCGACATGGACGCAAAACCTCCTTATGGTTGCCCTCTCTGGGAGGCTTTGTCACATCTGCCTTTTACTTTGCAATATCCTATTTCTCCTGGCCTCTTTATATTTTATACATATCAGCCGTACTTACTGGGTTTCTTGGGAGATTCGGAACCTTTCTTGGTGGATGTTTTGCGTATGCAGCAGATATAAGCCACGGTTCGAAACAGAGGACTCTACGTATAGCTCTGATTGATATGATTCTTGGAGTGTCAAGTGGATTAGCTGGCATAGTCTCAGGCTACTTGATTGAAAGTGTTGGCTTTGCGTGGCTGTTTGTCACGACCTGCGTCCTTCACTTTTTTAATATGGTCTACATCATTTTCTTCCTTGAAGAAACTGTaaaaatttcagaatcacaaacaaatgcattcagtGCAGAAGGGTTTAAAGAgatatttgctggtgtgtgcctacTGTTTAAAAATGCTTCTTGCAGGAAGAGATCTTTGATCATCTCAATGCTTTTTGCTTTCATGTCTTACTCATTTGGACAGTTTGGAGCTTTTTCCATTTTTACTCTCTACGAGTTGGGCTCTCCTCTCTGCTGGGATGCGGTACTTATCGGATGGGGTTCCTCATTGAATACCGTTGTGTTTGTGACCAGTTTCCTTGGAGTGTTCCTTTTCACCAAGTGCCTGAAGGAACCATACATTATCTTCATTGGCCTCTTCTCCTGGACCAGTGGAATGCTCATGTCAGGCTTTGC
It contains:
- the LOC138248538 gene encoding lysosomal proton-coupled steroid conjugate and bile acid symporter SLC46A3-like, with the translated sequence MKTFALIEPVVALYCFASYLTFPLLQQYIYQRLWQDTTNTNFSGNLMPNECETNISSPLYMDQKEVQQKASMFSMMMDLSGLIPGLLVTLVIVAYGDRHGRKTSLWLPSLGGFVTSAFYFAISYFSWPLYILYISAVLTGFLGRFGTFLGGCFAYAADISHGSKQRTLRIALIDMILGVSSGLAGIVSGYLIESVGFAWLFVTTCVLHFFNMVYIIFFLEETVKISESQTNAFSAEGFKEIFAGVCLLFKNASCRKRSLIISMLFAFMSYSFGQFGAFSIFTLYELGSPLCWDAVLIGWGSSLNTVVFVTSFLGVFLFTKCLKEPYIIFIGLFSWTSGMLMSGFAKTTLLMFLVRVVIVFAFMPLPIFRSMMSKVVLDSEQGALFGCIACLESLTATVSGVVFSCVYATTVMWLPGFSFLLAAGLVLIPMSLVWAIMLIGYEEEQPHTLFINEVESDGGDLLS